One part of the Sorangiineae bacterium MSr11954 genome encodes these proteins:
- a CDS encoding FAD-dependent oxidoreductase, translating to MDQERERPTDVVVIGAGIIGLMNALGLAKRGLKVTLIDNYVGQKRSFKVGESLLIFSNMFLRTIGELDEFNATSFPKHGVWFTYGMEGRENFHERPEWGMETSAPAFVKQGFANPLLGRAMMEDVQICRPEAEDVLADKARLHPDITFLDTATVSDAVIDKNGANHTVSWRCKATGKTGAVETRWVIDCSGRNRFLAKRLGHCVEESFLSDGFRTTAVWAQFDDIDDAQFEAFRFTFDNGHETRRDLSTLHLWGDGYWIWVIRLSNGRISVGATYDRRVEPPGDGYKEKFWNIMRRYRIFDGTLREDNLLEFRSYKNVQHATDTFVSEHRYGMVGDAASVIDAYYSQGMSLAFVTSWHIANIVSRDVSEKRLEREYIRRVNDQTHSDWLMMRNMLVSKYTTAARDGRFFFLSHLCDMTVLGSVQQRYQLAKWLSETGGDPSKETPELARGRASLEENLYYSKVWPYRRKPPHEAQAMQRRFQEKLGERARWRVEHGVEAGAIRCLLRPFGSGLFAFWKLPFARGKKFIDISGKSLAKIPKFMLLDGKSADVPKPLRAAPYIVFAIFMFLYVYDWFDTMLSKVLVALGLIGHKFPSNPRVPIG from the coding sequence ATGGATCAGGAACGAGAGCGCCCCACCGATGTGGTGGTCATCGGCGCGGGGATCATCGGATTGATGAATGCGCTCGGCCTGGCGAAACGTGGCCTGAAGGTCACCTTGATCGACAATTATGTCGGCCAGAAGCGGAGCTTCAAGGTCGGCGAGTCGCTCCTCATCTTCAGCAACATGTTCTTGCGAACCATCGGGGAGCTCGACGAATTCAACGCGACCTCCTTTCCCAAGCACGGGGTCTGGTTCACGTACGGAATGGAAGGACGCGAGAACTTCCACGAAAGGCCGGAGTGGGGCATGGAGACCAGCGCCCCCGCCTTCGTGAAACAGGGCTTCGCGAATCCGCTTTTGGGGCGCGCGATGATGGAGGACGTCCAGATCTGCCGGCCCGAGGCCGAGGACGTCCTCGCCGACAAAGCGCGCCTGCATCCGGACATCACATTTCTCGACACGGCCACCGTCAGCGACGCCGTCATCGACAAGAATGGCGCAAATCACACGGTTTCATGGCGCTGCAAGGCGACAGGAAAGACTGGAGCGGTCGAGACGCGCTGGGTCATCGATTGTTCGGGGCGCAATCGCTTCCTCGCGAAACGCCTCGGACATTGCGTGGAGGAGAGCTTCCTCAGCGACGGCTTTCGGACGACCGCCGTTTGGGCACAATTCGATGACATCGACGACGCGCAGTTCGAGGCATTTCGCTTTACCTTCGACAATGGCCACGAGACGCGCCGCGATCTGAGCACCTTGCATCTATGGGGCGATGGCTACTGGATCTGGGTGATCCGACTCTCCAACGGCCGCATCAGCGTCGGTGCCACCTACGACCGGCGGGTCGAGCCGCCCGGGGACGGCTACAAGGAGAAGTTCTGGAACATCATGCGCCGGTACAGGATCTTCGACGGCACCCTCCGCGAGGACAACCTGCTCGAATTTCGCAGCTACAAGAATGTGCAGCATGCAACCGATACGTTCGTGAGCGAGCACCGCTATGGCATGGTGGGTGACGCGGCGTCCGTCATCGACGCTTACTACAGCCAAGGGATGTCGCTCGCCTTCGTCACCTCGTGGCACATCGCGAACATCGTATCGCGCGACGTGTCGGAGAAACGCCTCGAACGCGAGTACATCCGTCGGGTCAACGACCAGACGCATTCGGACTGGCTGATGATGCGCAACATGCTCGTGTCCAAGTACACGACGGCCGCTCGGGATGGTCGTTTCTTCTTCCTGTCACACCTTTGCGACATGACCGTGCTCGGCTCCGTCCAGCAGAGATACCAGCTCGCAAAGTGGTTGTCCGAGACGGGCGGTGATCCGAGCAAGGAGACGCCGGAGCTCGCGCGGGGTCGCGCGTCACTCGAGGAGAACCTCTATTACTCGAAGGTGTGGCCATACCGCCGCAAGCCGCCGCACGAGGCGCAAGCCATGCAGCGTCGTTTTCAAGAGAAGCTCGGTGAGCGCGCGCGATGGCGCGTCGAGCATGGGGTCGAGGCGGGAGCGATCCGATGCCTCTTGCGCCCGTTCGGCTCGGGCTTGTTCGCGTTCTGGAAGCTGCCATTCGCTCGCGGCAAAAAATTCATCGATATCTCCGGGAAGAGCCTCGCGAAGATTCCGAAGTTCATGCTGCTCGATGGCAAGAGCGCCGATGTCCCGAAGCCGTTGCGCGCCGCGCCGTACATCGTCTTTGCGATCTTCATGTTCCTCTACGTGTACGACTGGTTCGACACGATGCTCTCCAAAGTTCTGGTCGCGCTCGGCCTCATCGGTCACAAATTTCCCTCGAACCCTCGAGTACCCATCGGATGA
- a CDS encoding acyl-CoA dehydrogenase family protein, with protein MDLARYRSAEELERQLAPHAAEGGPFCPARMVAQDDGDAFPQQALDVLGGLGTQNYFIPESLGGKLSSYEECLALLRVISRRDLTAAIAFGKTYLGAVHVWVGGNAEQRTELAEIVARNEPVCFALTERAHGSDVTASEVSAEKVPGGWKLRGEKWLINNGTRSTVVTLFARTDPRGGARGSSLFMVRKSALAPGTYRHHPKVRTLGIRGADISGVVFEGAFVPDAALIGMEGGGLDIALKGLQLTRTLCAGFSLGAADTAMRLALDFAMSRVLYGKTALEIENVRGTFVDAFVDLLLADAAAIAAHRTIQVAPEQLSALSAIVKYFVPTTSESLVRDLSVVLGARHFLREEHHAGVFQKTMRDNSVVSLFDGSTIVNLGLLGAQLLQIQKTRRRLGATASAERDARIARIFDLEVDLPRFEPERLKLMNFGVEHGVQSLDRAVARFAEERGEMGLLPDVQEAIFDCAQKLVMERDALEIAVDDTAARGGFAAGAHEAFEISRRYCALYAASAALQLWIHSRHAMPSWLARGHWLALALRRTLTRFRPELALGPRPFVSTVLEDLVSLVRKGNMISLVPFRLAPPWNGISS; from the coding sequence ATGGACCTCGCCCGATACCGCTCCGCCGAGGAGCTCGAACGCCAGCTCGCGCCGCACGCGGCCGAGGGCGGCCCCTTTTGCCCTGCACGAATGGTCGCCCAAGACGACGGCGACGCGTTTCCTCAGCAAGCACTCGACGTCCTCGGCGGGCTCGGGACGCAAAACTATTTCATACCGGAGTCGCTCGGCGGCAAGCTCTCGAGCTACGAGGAGTGCCTCGCTTTGCTGCGCGTCATTTCACGCCGGGATCTCACGGCCGCCATCGCCTTCGGCAAGACGTATCTCGGCGCCGTGCACGTGTGGGTCGGCGGCAACGCGGAACAACGAACGGAGCTCGCGGAGATCGTGGCTCGAAACGAGCCGGTGTGCTTCGCGCTCACCGAGCGCGCACACGGCAGCGATGTGACGGCCAGTGAGGTCTCCGCCGAGAAGGTCCCGGGCGGCTGGAAGCTTCGCGGTGAAAAATGGCTCATCAACAACGGCACACGGAGCACGGTGGTGACCTTGTTCGCTCGAACCGATCCGCGTGGAGGCGCGCGCGGGAGCTCTCTCTTCATGGTGCGCAAGTCCGCCCTCGCGCCCGGAACGTACCGACATCACCCCAAGGTGCGCACCTTGGGCATCCGAGGCGCCGACATCAGCGGCGTCGTGTTCGAAGGCGCGTTCGTCCCCGACGCGGCGCTGATTGGAATGGAGGGCGGAGGGCTCGATATCGCCCTCAAAGGCTTGCAGCTCACGCGCACGCTTTGCGCAGGCTTCTCGTTGGGAGCCGCCGACACGGCGATGCGCCTCGCCCTCGATTTTGCGATGTCGCGCGTTCTCTATGGAAAGACCGCGCTCGAGATCGAGAACGTGAGGGGCACGTTCGTCGACGCATTCGTCGATCTCCTCCTCGCCGATGCGGCCGCCATCGCAGCGCATCGAACCATCCAAGTCGCGCCCGAACAACTCAGCGCACTATCGGCCATCGTGAAGTACTTCGTCCCCACGACGAGCGAGTCATTGGTCCGCGATCTGTCGGTGGTGCTCGGAGCGCGCCACTTCTTACGCGAGGAGCATCACGCGGGCGTCTTTCAGAAGACGATGCGGGACAACTCCGTCGTGAGTCTCTTCGACGGCAGCACCATCGTGAACCTCGGCCTCCTCGGCGCCCAGCTTCTGCAGATCCAAAAGACCCGCCGGCGGCTGGGGGCAACCGCGTCCGCGGAGCGCGATGCGCGCATCGCGCGGATCTTCGATCTCGAGGTGGATCTCCCGAGGTTCGAGCCCGAACGGCTCAAGCTCATGAACTTCGGCGTCGAGCATGGTGTCCAGTCGCTCGACCGAGCCGTGGCGCGGTTCGCCGAGGAGCGGGGTGAGATGGGGCTTTTGCCGGACGTCCAGGAGGCCATCTTCGATTGCGCGCAAAAGCTGGTGATGGAGCGCGATGCGCTCGAGATCGCGGTGGACGACACGGCGGCGCGCGGAGGCTTCGCGGCGGGCGCGCACGAGGCCTTCGAGATTTCGAGACGCTACTGCGCACTCTACGCTGCCTCGGCCGCGCTCCAGCTCTGGATCCATAGCCGGCACGCCATGCCGTCATGGCTCGCGCGCGGACACTGGCTGGCCCTGGCCCTCCGGCGCACCCTGACTCGATTCCGGCCGGAGTTGGCGCTCGGACCGCGTCCATTCGTCTCCACCGTGCTCGAGGATCTCGTATCGCTCGTCCGAAAAGGAAACATGATCTCGCTCGTCCCGTTCCGGCTCGCTCCCCCGTGGAACGGTATTTCGAGTTAG
- the acpP gene encoding acyl carrier protein — translation MNGFDSLEARIRKIIASTLGFDEQAITRESRLAEDLRADSLDIVELLQELEEATDTTIDERDAMGLRTVGDVVAYVRALTVDLRDSVLHRKAERSSDWLVASGEQER, via the coding sequence ATGAACGGTTTCGATTCGCTGGAAGCTCGAATTCGAAAGATCATTGCTTCGACACTTGGATTCGATGAACAGGCGATTACACGCGAATCGCGACTCGCCGAGGATCTTCGAGCGGATTCGCTCGACATCGTCGAGCTCCTCCAGGAGCTCGAGGAAGCGACCGATACGACCATCGACGAACGAGATGCCATGGGGCTCCGCACGGTGGGAGACGTGGTGGCCTATGTTCGCGCGCTCACCGTCGACCTTCGCGACTCGGTGCTGCACCGCAAAGCCGAACGCTCGAGCGATTGGCTCGTAGCCTCCGGCGAACAGGAACGATGA
- a CDS encoding aminotransferase class III-fold pyridoxal phosphate-dependent enzyme, whose protein sequence is MKVENTRVGWAHLGREKLMEIARLDVEFVEARGDRLTWIDDTGARRSVLDLVGGFGSTLLGHNHPEVRGALEQHIASGRPTLVQASRRGPSERLRRKIAGMLLVQTGEPFEVLLYSTGTEAIEAGLKHARLEFALRQRDAADAISARTRELRGLVEAGEVTLGKSFWRDCERALRMAPIDDLDGLEAALALANAEALLHPGYLVGVEGGFHGKTMGALAVTWNPDARLPFARGPSLVRFLRPGVDALAELDDEFATTLVELKLPDPSAPSSSARLGSPRLERVRFPRMVAIVVEPIRGEGGVFELEEDAIQDIRQFRADNPHVPVLVDEIQTGLGRTGCMLEGVRRELPIDYLTLGKSLGGGIGKVTALAISRERYRPEYSLLHTSTFADDELTSALGERALEVIERDQLARKSAASGAALRRELEALQHRWPQFVSAVRGRGLMLGLELSIPADHPSSAIRLLSEEGLLTMILAGHLLHEHDVRVLPTVGRRTTLRFQPSAYFPEADAALVGGALEHVCDALHRADARALMRYLVEQGRPGPERLGEHFAAPAASMTPATAAVQVSSSSPSPRSRVAFLAHVIDAASLRSWDASLGRFSNEELASLVSRLRGVFEPRVLASRVVRSPLGPATELSLIGIFMTSADIESDLRQNQGREIRAQVHAAYERARDLGCTLVGFGGYTSIATGNCTEINDPRPAVTTGNALTVAMGHEAMLRAAGDLGIDVARAGAAVCGANGNIGQVHARLLAAECGSLALFGRPGSMRRLRAIAEEVAIELALRASRGETGGALFERFVRAYRKLGAPPVASSGAAPLAAQPLLARIDEAIEGGPLVALHEDLAKLREADLILTATNSATPIIFAEHLARVRPVVICDTAVPGDVAPDVAERRPNVLAILGGVVAVPQDSHFELPGFALPKGQTFACTAETILLGLTGAGKSYSRGALSTDQVREIMALATLHGFKLGSRKSERSY, encoded by the coding sequence ATGAAGGTAGAAAATACACGCGTGGGCTGGGCTCACCTCGGGCGCGAAAAGCTGATGGAGATCGCACGCCTCGATGTCGAGTTCGTGGAGGCTCGAGGGGACCGGCTGACGTGGATCGACGATACGGGCGCGCGTCGCTCCGTGCTGGACCTCGTAGGTGGCTTTGGGTCGACGCTTTTGGGGCACAATCACCCGGAGGTTCGCGGCGCGCTCGAGCAGCACATCGCCTCGGGCCGGCCGACGCTCGTGCAAGCGTCGCGGCGAGGACCGTCCGAGCGCCTGCGGAGAAAGATCGCCGGCATGCTCCTCGTCCAAACCGGTGAGCCGTTCGAGGTCCTTCTCTACAGCACCGGCACCGAGGCCATCGAAGCGGGGCTCAAACACGCGCGGCTCGAGTTCGCGCTCCGGCAGCGGGACGCGGCGGACGCGATTTCGGCGCGCACGAGGGAGCTCCGCGGCCTCGTCGAGGCGGGCGAAGTCACCTTGGGCAAGTCGTTCTGGCGCGATTGCGAGAGAGCGCTCCGTATGGCCCCCATCGACGATCTCGACGGCCTCGAGGCCGCGCTCGCCCTCGCGAACGCCGAAGCGCTCTTGCACCCGGGCTACCTCGTGGGCGTCGAAGGAGGCTTTCACGGCAAGACGATGGGCGCGCTGGCCGTCACCTGGAACCCGGACGCGCGCTTGCCGTTCGCGCGAGGGCCGTCCCTCGTCCGCTTTCTGCGCCCGGGTGTCGACGCTCTGGCGGAGCTCGACGACGAGTTTGCGACCACGTTGGTCGAGCTGAAACTCCCGGATCCATCGGCGCCGTCTTCGAGCGCGCGTCTCGGATCGCCCCGGCTCGAGCGGGTGCGGTTCCCTCGCATGGTCGCGATCGTCGTCGAGCCGATCCGCGGCGAAGGCGGCGTCTTCGAGTTGGAAGAAGACGCGATCCAGGACATACGGCAGTTTCGAGCCGACAATCCGCACGTCCCCGTTTTGGTCGACGAGATCCAGACCGGGCTCGGTCGCACGGGCTGCATGCTCGAGGGCGTCCGGCGCGAGCTCCCCATCGACTATCTCACGCTCGGAAAATCGCTCGGCGGCGGTATCGGCAAGGTGACGGCGCTCGCCATTTCGCGCGAGCGCTATCGGCCCGAGTATTCGCTGTTGCACACGTCGACCTTCGCGGACGACGAGCTCACGTCGGCCCTCGGCGAGCGCGCGCTCGAGGTGATCGAGCGGGATCAGCTCGCGCGGAAGAGCGCGGCCTCGGGTGCCGCGCTCCGCCGGGAGCTGGAGGCGTTGCAACACAGGTGGCCGCAGTTCGTTTCGGCCGTGCGCGGTCGCGGGTTGATGCTCGGGCTCGAGCTATCCATTCCGGCCGATCATCCGTCGAGCGCGATCCGCCTCCTCTCGGAGGAAGGTCTGCTCACGATGATCCTCGCAGGGCACCTCCTCCACGAACACGACGTCCGCGTGCTACCGACCGTGGGAAGAAGGACGACCCTGCGCTTCCAACCCTCGGCCTATTTTCCCGAGGCCGACGCGGCGCTCGTGGGAGGGGCGCTCGAGCATGTTTGCGACGCGCTTCACCGCGCGGACGCGCGGGCGCTCATGCGCTACCTCGTCGAGCAAGGCCGGCCCGGGCCGGAGCGTTTGGGCGAGCATTTCGCCGCCCCCGCGGCCAGCATGACCCCGGCGACGGCGGCGGTCCAAGTTTCTTCGAGCTCGCCGAGCCCCCGCTCGCGGGTCGCCTTTCTGGCCCACGTCATCGACGCCGCGAGCCTCCGCTCGTGGGACGCATCGCTCGGCCGCTTCTCCAACGAAGAGCTCGCGTCGCTCGTGAGCCGCCTTCGAGGTGTCTTCGAGCCGCGCGTGCTCGCCTCGCGCGTGGTGCGGTCTCCACTGGGGCCGGCCACCGAGCTCTCGTTGATTGGCATCTTCATGACGTCGGCGGACATCGAGAGTGATCTCCGGCAAAATCAAGGTCGAGAGATCCGTGCACAGGTGCACGCCGCCTATGAACGCGCCCGCGATCTCGGGTGCACGCTCGTCGGCTTCGGCGGCTACACCTCCATTGCCACCGGCAATTGCACCGAAATCAATGACCCTCGTCCGGCGGTCACCACGGGCAATGCCCTCACCGTGGCCATGGGGCACGAGGCGATGCTCCGCGCCGCGGGCGATCTCGGGATCGACGTGGCGCGTGCCGGTGCCGCCGTGTGCGGCGCAAATGGCAATATCGGTCAGGTGCACGCCCGCTTGCTCGCAGCGGAGTGCGGGTCCCTCGCCTTGTTCGGGCGCCCGGGATCCATGCGCCGCCTGCGCGCCATCGCCGAGGAGGTGGCGATCGAGCTCGCCCTTCGAGCGTCTCGCGGAGAGACCGGCGGCGCTCTCTTCGAGCGATTCGTCCGGGCTTACCGGAAGCTCGGAGCACCGCCCGTGGCGTCCTCCGGCGCGGCGCCGCTGGCCGCGCAGCCGCTCCTCGCGCGCATCGACGAGGCCATCGAGGGCGGCCCCTTGGTCGCGCTCCACGAAGACCTCGCCAAGCTGCGCGAGGCCGATCTGATTTTGACCGCGACGAATAGCGCGACCCCCATCATCTTTGCCGAGCATCTGGCCCGCGTCCGTCCGGTGGTCATCTGCGACACGGCGGTGCCGGGGGACGTCGCGCCCGATGTCGCCGAGCGGCGCCCCAATGTGCTCGCGATCCTGGGCGGCGTCGTCGCGGTTCCGCAGGACTCCCATTTCGAGCTACCGGGATTCGCGCTGCCAAAGGGGCAGACGTTCGCTTGCACGGCCGAAACCATCCTCCTCGGGCTCACCGGAGCGGGGAAGAGCTACAGCCGCGGGGCCCTCTCCACCGACCAGGTTCGCGAGATCATGGCGCTCGCGACCCTCCACGGATTCAAGCTCGGCTCCCGCAAGTCCGAGCGAAGCTACTGA
- the fabF gene encoding beta-ketoacyl-ACP synthase II encodes MRRCVVTGVGMLTPCGATTEETWAALIAGQSGIASVPEWADLRFPRGKLPVTIAGRVPAFDPLRSGMTAKDTRRTDLFQQYALAASHQAWQQASLPDRLEGELSERAAAIFGVGFGGFHTIVKQHDVLRDGGPSRISAFSIPSVISNGAPGNIAIRYNLRGPNWAVTSACASSAHALGEAFLHIAYGRIDLAVTGGSEACATPLAIAGFASARTLTTSHNHEPERASRPFERHRDGFVLGEGAGALVLEELEHAKRRGAVIFAEVVGYGSTCDASHSTMPSQGGDGAARAMRQALSMAKMAPDEIGYLNAHGTSTVASDRIETDGIKAALGPHAKDRLMISSTKSMTGHMLGAAGAVEAAISVLALTRGVLPPTINYDEPDPECDLDYIPNTLRERPVNAVMSNCFGFGGTNASLLFRRFTS; translated from the coding sequence ATGAGACGTTGCGTCGTGACAGGGGTCGGCATGCTGACCCCGTGCGGCGCGACGACCGAAGAGACTTGGGCCGCGCTCATCGCGGGCCAAAGTGGTATCGCGTCCGTCCCCGAGTGGGCGGATTTGCGCTTTCCGCGCGGAAAGCTGCCGGTGACGATCGCCGGGCGGGTTCCGGCGTTCGACCCGCTGCGATCGGGCATGACGGCAAAGGACACTCGCCGCACGGACCTCTTTCAGCAATATGCCCTCGCCGCCAGCCACCAAGCTTGGCAGCAAGCGTCTCTTCCCGATCGCTTGGAGGGAGAGCTCTCGGAGCGTGCTGCCGCCATCTTCGGTGTGGGCTTTGGTGGCTTTCATACCATCGTCAAGCAGCACGATGTCTTGCGCGACGGCGGACCATCGCGCATCTCGGCGTTCTCGATTCCTTCCGTGATTTCCAATGGAGCGCCCGGAAACATCGCTATCCGGTACAATTTGCGGGGACCGAATTGGGCGGTGACGTCGGCGTGCGCATCGAGCGCTCACGCGCTGGGAGAGGCCTTTCTCCACATTGCTTACGGTCGGATCGACTTGGCCGTGACAGGCGGAAGCGAAGCGTGCGCCACGCCGCTCGCCATTGCGGGTTTCGCGTCGGCACGCACGCTCACGACCTCCCACAATCACGAGCCGGAGAGAGCGAGCCGCCCCTTCGAGCGGCATCGAGACGGATTCGTGCTCGGCGAGGGTGCCGGGGCACTCGTCCTCGAAGAGCTCGAGCACGCCAAGCGAAGAGGCGCGGTCATCTTCGCGGAGGTCGTCGGCTACGGGTCGACGTGCGACGCGAGCCATTCGACCATGCCGAGCCAGGGCGGCGACGGTGCCGCGCGCGCCATGCGGCAGGCGCTGTCGATGGCGAAGATGGCCCCCGACGAAATCGGCTATCTGAACGCGCATGGGACGTCGACCGTGGCGAGTGACCGAATCGAAACGGACGGCATCAAAGCGGCGCTGGGCCCGCACGCCAAGGACCGACTCATGATTAGCTCGACGAAATCGATGACGGGTCACATGCTCGGCGCGGCCGGTGCCGTCGAGGCGGCCATATCGGTGCTGGCGCTGACGCGTGGGGTGCTGCCGCCCACCATCAATTACGACGAGCCCGATCCCGAGTGCGATCTGGACTATATCCCAAACACGCTGCGCGAGAGGCCCGTGAACGCGGTGATGTCGAATTGCTTCGGGTTCGGCGGCACGAACGCAAGCCTCTTATTTCGCCGGTTCACGAGCTGA
- a CDS encoding cation:proton antiporter — MPTDPTKLVQLSSHALVALLLALAIVVLTARLFGEIARRFGQPAVLGEIGAGVLLGATVLGRLFPRTYQSLFPHEGPGAVVYNAHVQIAIILFIVVAAMEIDLGQVWRNRRRSAFVALSGLLVPFATGFALAWWFTPWIQGGSSIPRFSVALFFATALSISSLPVIIKTLLDLDLLGTDIGVVIVSSAILDDFVGWILFGVVSSTIGGNAHTPGSSAILMLVYAAAMLTLGRRLLDRAFVYLGASGGSPGVFLGVSVALGLLGAATADLIGVHTIFGAFVVGVVVGRSEHLPASARTSLEQFATFLGAPLFFASVALHIDFAANFDPLLVLGVFTIACVGKVVGCSLAARISGADARTALAIGFGMNARGAMEIVLGRIALELGIIDKRLFVALVVVALATSALAGPVIRGALGPRLAGLTEAGRRSKGALHSSERFTHA; from the coding sequence ATGCCGACGGATCCTACGAAGCTCGTACAATTGAGCTCCCACGCCCTCGTCGCGCTCTTGCTGGCGCTCGCGATCGTCGTGCTTACGGCGCGTTTGTTCGGTGAAATCGCGCGAAGATTCGGGCAGCCCGCCGTGCTGGGGGAGATTGGAGCCGGCGTCCTGCTCGGTGCAACGGTGCTAGGCCGGCTGTTTCCGCGCACGTACCAGTCCCTGTTCCCGCACGAGGGCCCCGGGGCCGTCGTCTACAACGCGCACGTCCAAATCGCCATCATTCTCTTCATCGTCGTCGCGGCGATGGAAATCGATCTCGGGCAAGTATGGCGCAATCGGCGGCGGTCGGCCTTCGTCGCCCTGTCGGGGCTGCTCGTCCCCTTCGCGACCGGGTTTGCGCTCGCGTGGTGGTTCACGCCGTGGATCCAGGGAGGATCGAGCATCCCTCGTTTCAGCGTCGCGCTCTTCTTTGCGACAGCGCTCTCCATCTCGTCACTCCCGGTCATCATCAAGACGCTGCTCGACCTCGACCTCCTCGGAACCGACATTGGGGTGGTCATCGTGTCGTCGGCGATCCTCGACGACTTCGTCGGCTGGATCCTCTTCGGCGTCGTCTCGTCGACGATTGGAGGCAATGCGCACACCCCCGGCTCCAGCGCGATCCTGATGCTCGTCTATGCGGCCGCGATGCTGACCCTGGGCCGCCGCTTGCTCGATCGCGCGTTCGTGTACCTCGGCGCCAGCGGAGGGAGCCCCGGCGTGTTCCTCGGCGTGAGCGTTGCCCTTGGATTGCTGGGCGCAGCGACCGCGGATCTCATCGGCGTGCATACGATATTCGGGGCGTTCGTCGTCGGTGTCGTGGTCGGGCGCAGCGAGCATCTGCCCGCGAGCGCCCGTACGTCGCTCGAGCAATTCGCGACGTTTCTCGGCGCGCCCTTGTTCTTCGCGAGCGTCGCGCTCCACATCGACTTCGCCGCCAACTTCGACCCGCTGCTGGTGCTGGGCGTGTTCACCATCGCGTGCGTCGGCAAGGTCGTCGGATGTTCGCTCGCGGCGCGCATCAGCGGCGCCGACGCCCGCACGGCCCTGGCGATTGGTTTCGGGATGAACGCTCGGGGGGCCATGGAGATCGTGCTCGGACGAATCGCGCTCGAGCTGGGAATCATCGACAAAAGGTTGTTCGTCGCGCTCGTCGTGGTCGCGCTCGCGACCTCGGCGCTCGCGGGACCGGTGATCCGTGGCGCGCTGGGGCCCCGGCTCGCCGGGCTCACCGAGGCGGGGCGACGTTCGAAAGGGGCTCTTCATTCGTCCGAGAGATTCACGCATGCATAA